A region of Lycium barbarum isolate Lr01 chromosome 3, ASM1917538v2, whole genome shotgun sequence DNA encodes the following proteins:
- the LOC132633122 gene encoding U2 small nuclear ribonucleoprotein A': MVRLTADLIWKSPHFFNAIRERELDLRGNKIPVIENLGATEDQFDTIDLSDNEIVKLENFPYLNRLGTLLMNNNRITRINPNIGEFLPKMHTLILTSNRLTNLVEIDPLASLPKLKFLSLLDNNITKRPNYRLYVIHKLKSLRLLDFRKVKQKERLEASSLFASQEAEEQVKKESVKPSVPVEAPAEEPKEDQAPKPVAPTPEQIIAIKAAIVNSQTLEEVARLEQALKSGQLPADLNIGDYDVAAKTEDSKEDVMVTDGDDKANKAEENVPEQKTDGSTDMEQE; encoded by the exons ATGGTGAGGTTAACGGCTGACCTGATTTGGAAGAGTCCTCACTTCTTCAATGCCATTCGCGAACGCGAGTTAGATCTTCGAG GTAATAAGATTCCTGTTATTGAGAACTTGGGTGCTACTGAG GATCAATTTGACACGATTGATTTATCTGATAATGAGATTGTTAAACTCGAGAATTTCCCCTATCTGAATCGACTTGGAACCTTACTAATGAACAACAATAGAATTACACGTATCAACCCCAACATTGGAG AGTTTCTGCCAAAAATGCATACTTTGATTCTTACTAGCAACAGACTTACCAATTTGGTTGAAATTGACCCGCTTGCGTCTCTCCCCAAGCTCAAGTTTCTTAGTTTGCTTGATAACAATATCACAAAGAGACCAAATTATCGCCTTTATGTCATTCACAAATTGAAGTCCTTGCGTTTGCTGGATTTCAGGAAAGTCAAACAAAAG GAGAGATTGGAAGCAAGTAGTTTATTTGCGTCACAAGAAGCTGAAGAGCAGGTCAAAAAGGAATCAGTGAAGCCTTCTGTACCTGTTGAGGCGCCTGCCGAGGAACCAAAGGAAGATCAAGCACCTAAGCCAGTTGCTCCTACACCCGAGCAAATTATAGCGATTAAG GCTGCCATTGTGAATTCCCAAACTCTTGAGGAGGTGGCTAGACTTGAACAG GCATTGAAGTCGGGCCAGCTTCCTGCAGATTTAAATATCGGTGATTACGATGTTGCTGCTAAAACAGAAGACTCCAAAGAAGACGTGATGGTAACAGATGGTGATGATAAAGCTAACAAGGCGGAGGAAAATGTACCTGAACAGAAAACCGATGGTTCTACAGATATGGAGCAG gagTAG